The following DNA comes from Hyphococcus flavus.
CTTGCCGCGCGCGGCGGCCTTAACGCAATGCTTGTCGCGGCAAAGATGACAAGCGCCGCCCCGCCAGCCGCCAGCATCAGCGCGTTCTTGTTAAGTCGCGTGACGGGTCGCGGCCGGGGCCGCAGTTCGAGCGTCGATGGGTCTACTTTGTCACGTTCGGTCACGACCGCCTCTTCACGTCGGTACGTACAATACGGACGACATCCTGTTTCTTCCCGCCGAGACGCAATTCAGCGGCTGCAAAGAGACGATCGACGACATAGTAGTTGCCGCGCATCCGGTAGTTGACGAGTTCTGGATCGCCTTTGCGTCCGAGCACGAATAGCGGCGGCGCTTCGCCTTGCGATATGTTTTCAGGAAACTGGATGAACACCTGACGCCCGTCATCGAAGACGCGGACGGGACGCCATTGCGGTTTGTCGCCCTCGATTTCATAGCGAAACTGCAAATCGCCGGGCGATACGCCCGCAGCGACGATCATTTCGTCGCGCTTGCGCAACTGTTCGTTCTCGTAACGGCGGCGTTTGAACTGGTCTTGCGGATAGGTCCAGGAAATCGCGGCCATATAGGTTTCGCGAAACGAGCGCATTTCGAGGTGATAGGCGCGACGGTCCGTTGTGATGACAAGATTGGTTTTTAGATCCGGCGCAATCGGCTTCACGAGAATATGCACGCGCTCGCCGCCATTATTTCCATAGGGCCCGCCGCTGGTCGTATCGCCGACAATCCAGCGAACCGTGTCGCCAGCGGAAACCGAATTGAGAATTTCGCCCGGCTCCAACGCGATATCCGTCACCTGCTCCGGCGCCGCATAAAGTCGATAAAGGGCGCCGTCCATGAAGGGATAGACCTGTACGGCATTGAGAAACCGGTCGAGGTCGGGCTCCACCTTGGCGCGGTCGTTTGCAGCGTCGATCCGTTCGAAAGGGGCGAGCGATGGCGGCGGCGCGGGTTCTTCTTTCGGTTTCAATTGTCCAGGTAACGGATAAGGCCTTGCGGTCTCGACGATCTCGCGCAATGGCTCGTCATCGCCAAAGGCGATCTCTCGCGCGGGCTTCATTGGCGCTGGATCAAGCGGCGCCTCAAACTTCGCCGTTTCGCACCCGGCTAATCCGGCGACGCTCGCTGCTAATAATAAACGCCTCATACCAAGCCTCCTCATGAGAGGTCCTTCGACCAATTGATTCCGTGAACGTAAATTCCGAGCGGGTTTTTATGGATCGCTTCCGCTGTACGCGGCGGCGACAGGACGATCGTGATATGGGCGGTAAACCGCTCCTGTCTCTCAAACTGGCCGTTGGTGTAAGTTTTTTCGATCCAGCGCACTTCGAAGCTGTCATCGCTGGCGCGCACCACGCTGGTCACTTCCACATTGACGCTGCGTCGGCCGATTTCAGCGAAAGGATCGTTCTCTCGTGCGTAATCATTTAATGCGACGGCGCCGCGATCCGTGGCGAAATCATAAGCCTTCAGCCAGTTTTCACGAACCACGACGGGGTCAATCGAAATGGAGCGGACATTACGAATAAAATTCGCGATGTGGTGGGCGATCTGCGCGTCTTTCGGTTTGTAAGTTTCGACCGCTGGGCCGACGGCGCGGACTGTGCCCGCCGCGTCAACCTCGACGACATAAGGCGTCACGATCGATTGCGTCGATCGCCACAAGAGCCCGCCTACTGCTGACAACGCAATGATGAGCGATCCGAAAGCCGCCAATCTCCAGTTCGCTGCCTGTGCGCGCGAGGACCCGATCCGCTCATCCCAGATCGCTTGCGCGCGTTGATAGGGAGTCTCCGGCGCCGGGGTTTCGCCGTATTTTACGGAAGAGCGCTTGAACATCATCTCAGTCCTCGTCCTGTCGAAGTTTTGGCGCATCGCCGGAACCCGGTCGGTCTCCCGAAGCGACCATATGCGTCGCTGTGAGGCTCGCGTCCCGCAATCCCTGCTCGCGGCGCATGCGCTGCGCCCAATCCGGCGCGTTATTTGCCGCTGCGTCTTTCACGCCTGGCGCGCCTTTGGCCGCCGAAAGCGCCTGGTTGATTGATCCGCCGGTAGACGTAAATGCGCGCCGCGCGCCCGATTGAAAGGCTTCGCCTGGCGAACCCATTGCGCGCGCTACGGAACTGCGAGCGCGGTCAGCAACGCCAGCGGCGCCCGCCTGGGCGACAGCGCCGACGCCAGCGGCGGTTGAGCACCATCCGCTTTCGCCGGACCCGACGCGACCTAGGGAGTACGCAGCGCTTGCCCCGCCGGCCATTGACGCTCCAGCGCGCACGGCCGATTGACCGGCGGCGACGCTCGCACGGGCGCCAGACGCCGCAAGCGCGCCTGCGCCTATCACTGCCGCGCCAGTGCCCGCAGCCGTGGCAACCGCTGCGCCTGCGCCGAGTTGCGGGGCGCCGGCGACAAGCCCCGTGGCGATCCCAGGCCCGAAAATGCCAAGCGCCAATAGCGAAAGAGAACCGAGTATCGTTGACGCTGCCTGTTCTAGGGTCACAGATCCGGGCGTGAATGTTGAGGTGACCGATCCGAATATGGTCGAGCCGATGCCGACGATGATGGCGAGAACCATGAGCTTGACGCCGGACGCGACAACATTGCCGAGCACGCGCTCCGCCAGAAACGATGTCTTGTTCCAGAGCGCGAAGGGAACGAGGACAAAACCCGCAAGCGTCGTCAGCTTGAATTCAATGATCGTGACAAAAAGCTGAATGGCGAGAATAAAGAAAGCAAAGAGCACGATCACCCATGACAGCAAAATGATCATGATCGTGACGAAGTTGGTGAAGAAGCTCGGGAAGCCGATTAGAGAATTCGCTTCCTCCAGAAGCGGATAAGCCGCGTCATATCCTGTTGCCGCAACAAAACCCGGCTTTAGAAGGTCCGCCGCGGTAAGCGACGTTCCCGTCGCCACGAGGCCGAGCCCCGCATAAGACGAAAAGATAATATTCGCTAGCAACGCGAAGTTGTTGATGATGAAAGCGAACGCGCCGACATAGAGCACTTTTTTGACAAACTGACCCAGGACGTTCTGTTCGCCGGCAAACGCCCAGAACAATCCTGCAAGGACGACATCAATGCCAATCAGGACAGCGGTCAGAAAGCCGACATCGCCGGCAAGCAGCCCAAAGCCGCTATCGATATAGGCGATGAACGTGCTGGTGAAATCGTCGATGACGTTGAGGTCGTCCATGGGCGTGCTCGTTGATTAAGATGGCGTGTAAGCGGAGCCGTCGCCGAGAAAGCGTCCGCGATGAATGCGGGCGCGTTCTTCCGTTTGCAGCTGGCGGGCGCGATCCAGCGCCTCGGCGCGATACTGAACCGCCAGTAATTGCGCGGTCTGCATGGACTGCTTCGTTTGAAGCGCGAGCAGCTGGTTTCCGGCCTGCTCAACCTGCAGGCCGCCGATCGCGGTTTCGCTCTCTGTGACAATTTCTTCGAGCGTCGAAACGTCGAAGGCAATCGTTTCGGTCACCTTCGCCTGCATAACGAGGGCGTCATTCAGCGCCCTGCTCGCTTCTTTCCAGTGAGCATTCGCCG
Coding sequences within:
- the trbF gene encoding conjugal transfer protein TrbF, translating into MMFKRSSVKYGETPAPETPYQRAQAIWDERIGSSRAQAANWRLAAFGSLIIALSAVGGLLWRSTQSIVTPYVVEVDAAGTVRAVGPAVETYKPKDAQIAHHIANFIRNVRSISIDPVVVRENWLKAYDFATDRGAVALNDYARENDPFAEIGRRSVNVEVTSVVRASDDSFEVRWIEKTYTNGQFERQERFTAHITIVLSPPRTAEAIHKNPLGIYVHGINWSKDLS
- the trbL gene encoding P-type conjugative transfer protein TrbL, whose product is MDDLNVIDDFTSTFIAYIDSGFGLLAGDVGFLTAVLIGIDVVLAGLFWAFAGEQNVLGQFVKKVLYVGAFAFIINNFALLANIIFSSYAGLGLVATGTSLTAADLLKPGFVAATGYDAAYPLLEEANSLIGFPSFFTNFVTIMIILLSWVIVLFAFFILAIQLFVTIIEFKLTTLAGFVLVPFALWNKTSFLAERVLGNVVASGVKLMVLAIIVGIGSTIFGSVTSTFTPGSVTLEQAASTILGSLSLLALGIFGPGIATGLVAGAPQLGAGAAVATAAGTGAAVIGAGALAASGARASVAAGQSAVRAGASMAGGASAAYSLGRVGSGESGWCSTAAGVGAVAQAGAAGVADRARSSVARAMGSPGEAFQSGARRAFTSTGGSINQALSAAKGAPGVKDAAANNAPDWAQRMRREQGLRDASLTATHMVASGDRPGSGDAPKLRQDED
- the trbG gene encoding P-type conjugative transfer protein TrbG; the encoded protein is MRRLLLAASVAGLAGCETAKFEAPLDPAPMKPAREIAFGDDEPLREIVETARPYPLPGQLKPKEEPAPPPSLAPFERIDAANDRAKVEPDLDRFLNAVQVYPFMDGALYRLYAAPEQVTDIALEPGEILNSVSAGDTVRWIVGDTTSGGPYGNNGGERVHILVKPIAPDLKTNLVITTDRRAYHLEMRSFRETYMAAISWTYPQDQFKRRRYENEQLRKRDEMIVAAGVSPGDLQFRYEIEGDKPQWRPVRVFDDGRQVFIQFPENISQGEAPPLFVLGRKGDPELVNYRMRGNYYVVDRLFAAAELRLGGKKQDVVRIVRTDVKRRS